In a genomic window of Vibrio gigantis:
- a CDS encoding HAD family hydrolase, which yields MKFKAMLFDKDGTLLEFHKMWLNVSRGACERVKSYSDQYQGNQTVTPAELLLAIGVEGDVVDNYGLLASNPVEDTATAWFNMLQPNVSLAEFTKVTKAAFNDEVEENPSWIEALPGVAEKLGVFKQQGMILGIATADTKDSTIYTLEQSGLSEMFDYVGYSDGDIEPKPAPALLNAFCEQCGIEPHEVIMFGDTVSDMEFGRNAGASNVGVLTGTAQHSELEPVADLVIASVAHFELNQLQERG from the coding sequence ATGAAGTTTAAGGCGATGTTATTTGATAAAGACGGCACATTGTTAGAGTTCCACAAGATGTGGCTTAACGTTTCTCGTGGTGCTTGTGAGCGTGTGAAATCTTACAGTGACCAGTATCAGGGTAATCAAACTGTCACACCTGCTGAGTTACTCTTGGCCATCGGTGTTGAAGGTGATGTAGTTGATAACTATGGACTATTAGCCTCAAACCCAGTGGAAGATACCGCGACAGCGTGGTTCAACATGCTGCAACCTAATGTCTCACTCGCTGAGTTCACTAAGGTGACCAAAGCCGCTTTCAATGACGAAGTGGAAGAGAACCCAAGCTGGATTGAAGCACTACCGGGTGTGGCTGAAAAGCTGGGTGTGTTTAAACAACAGGGCATGATTTTAGGCATCGCGACTGCAGACACCAAAGACTCAACGATCTACACACTAGAGCAATCGGGTTTGAGTGAGATGTTCGATTATGTTGGTTATTCCGATGGTGATATCGAACCTAAACCAGCGCCAGCACTGCTTAATGCCTTCTGTGAGCAATGCGGTATTGAGCCACATGAAGTGATCATGTTTGGTGACACGGTTTCGGATATGGAGTTTGGCCGCAATGCAGGTGCAAGCAATGTCGGCGTGCTGACGGGAACTGCACAACACAGTGAGCTAGAGCCAGTAGCGGATCTGGTTATCGCATCAGTCGCCCATTTTGAGCTCAACCAACTGCAAGAACGTGGCTAA
- a CDS encoding CehA/McbA family metallohydrolase → MTQFQGELPFGRVRIPFDVPAGSHSVTITGTTVKKGFLYAAAYDANQAFRGKVLFEKAHKSLTIQPKNSGLGAIDGAIPSGEWFLELYNLEGEFRTERAMQYQVDVLCSEELANKDVELELNPTVTSFHDIEFDYSHMLSSDSRWYRGDLHAHTQLSDGHNTLAAAKGIVESQGLDFFFFTEHNICQPKLPVSKQCLFLPALEVTTDLGHFNVHGPVKSLDLRDVEHSSQATMEAGLNLAKSGHSSLGINHPMMKPWHWHYDQVDLSQVSTFEVCCDPTWSTSPKATEEALLVLNEMWNCGQRITAIGGSDSHLEPHERNPKSDEPSIYGDPSTFVYSHGLSGEGILSGMRNGQVYLERRCGLKFDINLGDLLPGSDSQGQPLTYRIAVSDSENPYYAECVVDGEIVDRIALSDELQSIHIDEGYRWCRVDIRRGDLSSALTNSTQSESDEHDFEGCINAVFDGKQPEFNQPLVRTWGELMERMSRDEV, encoded by the coding sequence ATGACCCAATTTCAAGGTGAGCTGCCGTTTGGCAGAGTACGTATCCCCTTTGATGTGCCAGCAGGTTCTCACAGCGTAACCATTACCGGCACAACGGTGAAAAAAGGATTCTTGTACGCAGCGGCGTATGATGCCAACCAAGCATTTCGTGGCAAAGTGCTATTTGAAAAGGCGCACAAGTCACTCACTATCCAACCGAAAAACTCTGGTTTAGGCGCGATTGATGGGGCGATTCCATCGGGCGAATGGTTCTTAGAGCTTTACAACCTTGAAGGTGAGTTTCGTACCGAGCGTGCGATGCAGTATCAAGTCGATGTACTTTGCTCTGAAGAGTTAGCGAATAAAGATGTTGAGCTAGAACTAAACCCAACGGTGACAAGTTTTCACGATATCGAGTTTGATTACAGTCACATGCTGAGTTCTGATTCTCGTTGGTATCGTGGCGATTTACACGCTCACACTCAGCTTTCTGATGGTCACAATACCTTGGCTGCGGCTAAAGGCATTGTGGAATCACAAGGGCTCGATTTTTTCTTCTTTACAGAGCACAACATCTGCCAGCCTAAACTGCCAGTATCAAAGCAGTGCTTGTTCTTACCTGCGTTAGAAGTCACGACCGATCTCGGGCACTTCAATGTGCATGGTCCGGTTAAGTCTTTGGACCTTAGAGACGTTGAACACAGCAGCCAAGCGACCATGGAAGCAGGATTGAATTTGGCAAAAAGTGGACACAGCTCCCTTGGCATTAACCATCCGATGATGAAGCCGTGGCATTGGCATTACGATCAAGTCGATCTCAGCCAAGTGTCTACGTTTGAAGTGTGTTGTGACCCAACTTGGTCGACTTCACCGAAAGCGACCGAAGAAGCGTTATTGGTTCTCAATGAAATGTGGAATTGTGGCCAGCGCATAACCGCGATTGGCGGCAGCGATTCACACCTTGAGCCGCATGAACGTAATCCTAAATCGGATGAGCCTTCTATCTACGGTGACCCATCAACATTCGTTTACAGCCATGGTTTGAGTGGTGAAGGCATCTTGTCTGGAATGCGTAATGGACAAGTTTACCTAGAGCGCCGTTGCGGCTTGAAGTTTGATATCAACTTAGGTGATTTGTTACCGGGCAGTGACTCTCAAGGTCAGCCACTAACATATCGAATTGCCGTCTCTGACTCAGAAAACCCTTACTACGCGGAGTGCGTGGTAGATGGCGAGATTGTCGATCGAATCGCTTTGAGTGATGAGCTGCAAAGTATCCATATTGATGAAGGCTACCGTTGGTGCCGTGTCGATATTCGTCGTGGGGATCTTTCTTCAGCATTAACCAACAGCACTCAATCTGAATCTGACGAGCATGATTTTGAAGGCTGCATCAACGCCGTATTCGATGGCAAACAACCAGAATTTAATCAACCCCTAGTGCGTACTTGGGGAGAACTAATGGAGCGAATGAGCCGTGATGAAGTTTAA
- a CDS encoding extracellular solute-binding protein, with protein MKLKTLALVCAGAASASMFSSSVLAATEVNFWYSGGTKPQQMMTKLIEEFNASQDEYVVKPALQGNYTETYQKLQAGLASKTAPELVLLDSGRAEAMHGRGLSRDLTPFMDEEFNFSDFIGAFKDQVTADDGTIIGLPAYGTTQVFYYNKQVLADNGFTEQDLNTWQGVAKVAEKVTQRDDKGNVTFYGWEPMWGQDNMIDAAFSNGAKIISDDGKKVLIDSPEWVEVWDSFRKWIHDDQIMRIHYGGQGWEYWYKTIDDVMKDNALGYTGSSGDQGDLDFTKLSATTQPGWGSNPSAPQAGALVYVMPKGTDDAAAKGAFEFVEFYTNAKNTAAWSMFTGYIPVRNSVSEVPEYQAFTKDNPQALIPLKQANTATKDFLDPTNGKIMDALKVAADQIQIQNVPADKALKQAAKKAQRALDRANRS; from the coding sequence ATGAAACTAAAAACTCTCGCACTAGTGTGTGCTGGCGCAGCAAGCGCGTCTATGTTCTCTAGCAGTGTTCTTGCGGCAACCGAAGTTAACTTTTGGTATTCCGGTGGTACTAAGCCACAGCAAATGATGACTAAGCTCATCGAAGAGTTCAACGCGAGCCAAGATGAGTATGTGGTGAAGCCTGCATTGCAAGGTAACTACACGGAAACCTACCAGAAGCTGCAAGCTGGTTTAGCGTCGAAAACGGCACCTGAACTTGTGCTGCTAGATTCAGGTCGTGCGGAAGCGATGCACGGGCGTGGTTTGAGCCGTGACCTAACGCCGTTCATGGATGAAGAGTTCAACTTCTCTGATTTCATTGGCGCGTTCAAAGATCAAGTGACGGCAGACGACGGCACCATCATCGGTCTACCTGCTTACGGTACAACTCAAGTGTTCTACTACAACAAGCAGGTGTTGGCAGATAACGGCTTTACTGAGCAAGATCTAAACACATGGCAAGGCGTGGCTAAGGTCGCAGAGAAAGTCACACAACGTGATGATAAAGGTAATGTGACCTTCTACGGCTGGGAGCCGATGTGGGGTCAAGACAACATGATTGACGCGGCATTCTCTAATGGCGCCAAGATCATCAGTGATGACGGTAAGAAAGTGCTGATTGACTCTCCTGAGTGGGTTGAGGTGTGGGACAGCTTCCGTAAGTGGATCCACGATGATCAAATCATGCGTATTCACTACGGTGGTCAAGGTTGGGAATACTGGTACAAAACCATTGATGATGTGATGAAAGACAACGCACTAGGCTACACCGGTTCATCGGGTGACCAAGGTGACTTGGACTTCACTAAGCTTTCAGCAACCACGCAACCAGGTTGGGGCTCAAACCCTTCTGCACCACAAGCAGGTGCGCTGGTTTACGTAATGCCAAAAGGCACAGATGACGCAGCGGCGAAAGGTGCATTTGAGTTTGTTGAGTTCTACACCAACGCGAAAAACACTGCAGCTTGGTCAATGTTCACAGGTTACATCCCAGTGCGCAACAGTGTTTCTGAAGTTCCAGAATACCAAGCGTTCACCAAAGATAACCCGCAAGCCCTGATTCCGTTGAAGCAAGCAAACACGGCGACCAAAGATTTCCTCGACCCTACCAACGGTAAGATCATGGATGCGCTGAAGGTAGCTGCGGACCAGATTCAAATCCAAAACGTGCCTGCTGATAAAGCGCTAAAACAAGCGGCTAAGAAAGCACAACGTGCACTAGACCGAGCGAATCGTTCTTAA
- a CDS encoding carbohydrate ABC transporter permease, which produces MTTQVLDANQVLNQSAAKTKVRAQVKATKSEVASKKASADRRSFLALAKHLFLATCGTIMVFPFLWMLSGSLKSNDEIFANPLDLIPEQFRWETFVETFHSAPFGLYIFNSFSVALFTTLLVIVNSAMFAYALTQLKFRSKTVLYFIVMGCYMLPGAVTYIPSYITLAKLGLLDSHMGLVASNAASVFGVFYLRQVFIKVHPSLIEAARIDGAGELKILWAIILPQCRAAVATLFLITFITNYNSYMWPSLVITTQDLNLIATGIRHYFIAEGNYGLNWSQIMAASTIAVLPLLILFVICQKTILSGIADNGVKE; this is translated from the coding sequence ATGACCACGCAAGTATTGGATGCCAATCAAGTCTTAAATCAGAGCGCAGCGAAAACCAAAGTTAGAGCTCAAGTCAAAGCGACGAAGTCAGAAGTTGCGTCAAAGAAAGCCTCAGCGGATCGCCGTTCGTTCCTCGCACTGGCTAAGCACCTGTTTTTGGCAACCTGTGGAACCATCATGGTGTTTCCGTTCTTATGGATGTTGTCTGGTTCACTGAAAAGCAACGATGAGATTTTTGCTAACCCGCTGGACTTGATTCCAGAGCAGTTTCGCTGGGAAACCTTTGTCGAAACCTTCCACAGCGCGCCGTTTGGCTTGTACATCTTCAACAGCTTTAGTGTGGCTTTGTTCACTACCTTGTTGGTGATTGTGAATTCGGCGATGTTTGCATACGCGCTAACTCAGCTGAAATTTCGTTCGAAGACAGTGCTCTATTTCATCGTGATGGGTTGTTACATGCTGCCGGGCGCAGTGACTTACATTCCGTCTTACATCACCTTGGCAAAACTGGGTTTGTTGGATTCACACATGGGCTTGGTGGCGTCGAACGCGGCGTCGGTGTTCGGTGTGTTCTATCTACGCCAAGTGTTTATCAAGGTGCATCCGTCGCTGATTGAAGCGGCACGAATTGATGGTGCAGGTGAGCTCAAGATCTTATGGGCAATCATCTTACCGCAATGCCGAGCAGCAGTCGCAACACTGTTCCTCATCACTTTTATTACCAATTACAACAGCTACATGTGGCCAAGTCTGGTGATTACGACTCAGGATTTAAACCTGATCGCTACTGGTATTCGTCACTACTTTATTGCCGAAGGTAACTATGGGTTGAACTGGTCGCAAATCATGGCGGCGAGCACCATTGCAGTATTGCCTTTGTTAATTCTATTCGTCATTTGTCAAAAGACGATTCTTTCAGGTATCGCCGATAACGGCGTAAAAGAGTAA
- a CDS encoding carbohydrate ABC transporter permease translates to MSAFSEPMKNRLKVLLFTAPLLVPLFTFWLVPFGYSIYISFTDWDYISPDYSFIGLENYEYMVEDYEFIQAMLNTFWFSVGVVIPTILLGLVFAMLLHKNFKGSQFYRAVIFSPWITPTVAVSIVWSWVFETKSGLANHLLESAGFSAIPWLENGDTALVAVIIVTVWQAIGWTMLFYISALNKIPESLYEASLIDGCSSLTRFLKITLPLISPTTFFLVVVNIITAMQAFDQFQILTQGGPGGETRTLLYLFYQQAFERYEMGPAAATSLVIFLITGLLALINTYIGKRWVYY, encoded by the coding sequence ATGAGTGCTTTCTCAGAACCAATGAAAAACCGCTTAAAGGTACTGCTATTTACTGCACCGTTGTTGGTGCCACTGTTTACTTTTTGGCTCGTACCATTTGGTTATTCGATTTACATCAGCTTCACTGATTGGGATTACATCTCGCCAGATTATTCGTTCATCGGTTTAGAAAATTACGAGTACATGGTTGAGGACTACGAGTTCATCCAAGCGATGCTCAACACGTTTTGGTTCTCAGTCGGTGTGGTGATTCCCACCATCCTTCTTGGTCTTGTGTTTGCCATGTTGCTGCACAAAAACTTCAAGGGCAGCCAGTTTTATCGAGCGGTTATTTTCTCACCGTGGATTACACCAACGGTAGCAGTTTCGATTGTGTGGTCTTGGGTATTCGAGACCAAATCGGGTTTGGCAAACCACTTATTGGAGTCGGCAGGGTTTAGTGCGATTCCATGGTTAGAGAACGGAGACACAGCCTTGGTTGCGGTGATTATCGTGACGGTATGGCAGGCGATTGGTTGGACGATGCTGTTCTACATTAGTGCACTCAACAAGATTCCAGAATCACTGTATGAGGCGTCTTTGATTGATGGTTGCAGCAGCTTAACGCGCTTTTTGAAGATAACGCTGCCACTGATTTCACCAACCACATTCTTCTTGGTAGTGGTCAACATTATCACGGCGATGCAGGCGTTCGATCAGTTCCAGATCTTAACGCAGGGCGGGCCGGGTGGTGAGACACGTACCTTGTTGTACTTGTTCTACCAACAAGCGTTCGAACGTTACGAAATGGGACCTGCGGCCGCGACATCGTTAGTGATATTCCTGATTACTGGATTGCTGGCACTTATTAATACCTACATCGGCAAGCGCTGGGTGTACTACTAG
- a CDS encoding LysR substrate-binding domain-containing protein, with protein MLPPLRALVAFEAVARLGSIGAAARELCVTQAAVSQQLKSLETFLDTTLFERSSKGVQLTSAAQHYQPIVAGSLAHLKLQTQILFGEKETDVLSLRVNHTFCHNWLLPRLPSFYQKYPFIRLDIQLVDWPSTNPCQNVDIELTNGKVESEDTHCERLFQEHWQLVCSPEFKNQYQDSLAEHDFSALPTVQVKGYRENWLQWLSHNQFEMTLPKVLLEVSNSLHALEAVKHGIGVLLVRSLAVSELLEKNELVLATESSMPAESAHYLITKHRRSAKVNFFCDWLYHQMEDGELEERFSNG; from the coding sequence ATGTTACCCCCTCTACGTGCCCTTGTTGCGTTTGAAGCTGTTGCCCGCCTCGGTTCTATTGGCGCTGCTGCGCGAGAGCTGTGCGTTACCCAAGCTGCGGTGAGTCAACAGCTTAAAAGTTTAGAAACCTTTCTCGATACCACACTGTTTGAACGCAGCTCCAAAGGCGTACAGCTGACATCGGCTGCCCAACATTATCAACCGATTGTTGCGGGCTCATTGGCCCATCTGAAACTACAGACTCAAATCTTGTTCGGGGAAAAAGAAACCGATGTCTTGAGCCTTCGCGTTAATCACACCTTTTGCCATAACTGGCTGTTACCTCGCCTGCCATCTTTTTATCAAAAATACCCTTTTATCAGGCTCGATATTCAGCTGGTGGACTGGCCATCTACCAACCCTTGTCAGAATGTCGATATCGAACTGACCAACGGTAAGGTCGAAAGCGAAGACACTCATTGCGAGCGACTGTTTCAAGAGCATTGGCAGTTAGTGTGCAGCCCAGAATTTAAAAACCAATATCAAGATTCGTTGGCTGAACATGACTTTTCTGCTCTGCCGACCGTGCAAGTAAAAGGCTACCGAGAGAACTGGCTGCAATGGCTGAGTCACAACCAATTCGAGATGACTTTACCGAAGGTGCTACTTGAAGTGAGTAACTCTCTGCACGCTTTAGAGGCGGTCAAACATGGTATTGGCGTGTTGTTAGTGCGTTCGCTTGCGGTGTCTGAGCTGTTGGAGAAAAACGAACTTGTTTTGGCAACAGAGTCCTCAATGCCTGCTGAATCAGCCCACTATTTGATTACTAAACACAGGCGCAGTGCCAAGGTGAATTTCTTTTGTGATTGGCTTTATCACCAGATGGAAGATGGCGAGCTGGAAGAAAGATTTTCTAATGGGTAG
- a CDS encoding ABC transporter substrate-binding protein, whose amino-acid sequence MDFKKHSTALLISSLLTPFISVTAVADTLPAGTSLAKEQHLVRANDAEAATLDPAKAEGLPEMHILRDLFEGLVIQDRDGNITPGVAESWETEDNKTFVFHLRKDAQWSNGDPVTADDFVYAIRRAVDPKTASPNVWYLKLTKINNIADVAEGKKPIEELGVSAVDKHTVRFELDSQVPYFVAMTGHTSMMPVHKAALESSDKPWSDPKQFVGNGAFVLDEWVVNERIELKKNPKYWDSSDTHLTEVTYIPFENQNASINRYAVGEVDITSDVPTHMAQQLKSKYQDAFTTVPLLCTYYYAFNTTRPPFDDARVRKAVSYSMMRDVITNGVTQVGNLPAYTFAHEYTAGFDATQPEYSEWTQKERDQKAKELLKEAGYDASNPLDFKLLYNTSESNKSIAVAIASMLKGNLGAQVELENQEWKSYLVSRRQGDFDVMRASWCGDYNEASTFLSLLRSGSSGNFARYSNDKYDAAMDSALAATSEQDRQGFYDQAEQLLAEDMPIAPIYYYMQARLVRPSVGGFAKNNVEGRIYSKDLYITE is encoded by the coding sequence ATGGATTTTAAGAAACACTCAACGGCGTTACTCATTTCATCTCTATTGACCCCTTTTATCTCAGTGACTGCCGTTGCTGACACATTGCCTGCGGGAACTTCTCTGGCGAAAGAACAACACTTGGTGCGCGCGAATGATGCAGAAGCGGCGACACTTGACCCGGCAAAGGCTGAGGGCCTACCGGAAATGCACATTCTACGTGACCTGTTTGAAGGTTTAGTGATTCAAGACCGCGATGGCAACATTACTCCAGGTGTGGCGGAATCTTGGGAAACCGAAGACAACAAGACGTTTGTATTCCACCTGCGTAAAGACGCGCAATGGTCGAATGGCGATCCGGTGACGGCCGATGATTTCGTGTATGCGATACGACGCGCGGTAGACCCAAAAACGGCATCGCCAAATGTGTGGTACCTGAAGCTCACCAAAATCAACAATATTGCTGATGTGGCAGAAGGTAAGAAGCCGATTGAAGAACTCGGCGTATCGGCTGTTGATAAACATACAGTGCGCTTTGAACTCGACAGCCAAGTGCCATACTTTGTGGCGATGACGGGGCACACATCCATGATGCCAGTGCATAAAGCAGCCCTAGAAAGTAGCGACAAGCCGTGGAGCGATCCTAAGCAATTTGTTGGTAATGGTGCATTTGTGCTAGACGAGTGGGTGGTGAACGAGCGTATTGAACTGAAGAAGAACCCAAAATATTGGGACAGTTCAGATACTCACTTAACCGAAGTGACTTATATTCCGTTTGAGAATCAGAATGCCTCTATTAACCGTTATGCCGTGGGTGAGGTCGATATTACTTCGGACGTACCTACACACATGGCGCAGCAGCTTAAAAGCAAATACCAAGATGCGTTTACCACAGTACCTCTGTTGTGTACTTACTACTACGCATTCAATACTACGCGACCACCTTTTGATGATGCGCGAGTACGTAAAGCCGTCTCTTATTCTATGATGCGTGACGTTATCACCAATGGTGTGACTCAGGTGGGTAACCTACCTGCTTATACTTTTGCCCATGAGTACACGGCAGGTTTTGATGCGACTCAGCCTGAATACAGTGAATGGACTCAAAAGGAACGCGATCAAAAAGCAAAAGAGTTACTGAAAGAAGCGGGCTACGATGCGTCTAACCCGTTGGATTTCAAACTGCTTTACAACACCAGTGAATCGAACAAGTCGATTGCAGTGGCGATTGCGTCAATGCTGAAGGGTAATCTAGGTGCTCAAGTCGAACTCGAAAACCAAGAGTGGAAGTCTTACTTGGTATCACGTCGCCAAGGTGATTTCGATGTGATGCGCGCCTCTTGGTGTGGTGACTACAACGAAGCATCAACCTTCTTGAGCCTGTTGCGTTCAGGTTCTTCGGGTAACTTTGCTCGCTACAGCAATGACAAGTACGACGCTGCAATGGACAGCGCACTAGCCGCAACCAGTGAACAAGATCGCCAAGGTTTCTATGACCAAGCGGAGCAATTGCTGGCAGAAGACATGCCGATCGCACCAATCTACTACTACATGCAGGCCCGTCTAGTGCGACCAAGTGTCGGTGGTTTTGCGAAGAACAATGTAGAAGGGCGTATCTACTCTAAGGATCTCTACATCACAGAGTAA
- the mpaA gene encoding murein tripeptide amidase MpaA — protein MSLIPRTERAAFSIKPLPYGKSVLGAPLLYFPAQVESESRGLIIAGTHGDETASIAGLSCALRSLPAANLRHDVILSMNPDGNQLGTRANANQVDLNRAFPTQNWTEDGTVYRWSSHTSVRDVKVKTGQADQLEPEVQSLINLIEAREPKFVISFHEPLAMVDDPNQSELATWLSKQFNLPLVEDVDYETPGSFGTWCQERNLPCITVELPPVSADLTIEQYLDAFVAVLGGGI, from the coding sequence GTGAGTTTAATTCCAAGAACGGAAAGAGCTGCATTTTCAATAAAGCCGCTACCATATGGAAAGTCGGTATTGGGCGCACCCTTGCTCTATTTCCCCGCGCAAGTAGAAAGCGAATCTCGCGGGCTAATCATAGCAGGCACACACGGTGATGAAACCGCGTCTATAGCAGGTTTGTCTTGTGCACTAAGAAGCCTGCCAGCCGCTAACTTGAGACACGATGTGATCTTGTCGATGAACCCAGATGGTAACCAGCTAGGCACACGCGCCAACGCTAACCAAGTCGATTTGAACCGCGCATTCCCGACGCAAAACTGGACAGAAGACGGCACCGTCTATCGCTGGAGCTCTCACACATCAGTCAGAGATGTAAAAGTAAAAACTGGGCAAGCCGACCAACTTGAACCGGAAGTGCAGTCACTCATCAACCTTATCGAAGCCCGTGAGCCTAAATTCGTCATCTCTTTCCACGAACCACTCGCCATGGTCGATGACCCAAACCAATCGGAACTCGCCACTTGGCTAAGCAAACAGTTCAACCTACCGCTCGTTGAAGACGTGGACTACGAAACCCCAGGCTCATTCGGCACCTGGTGCCAAGAAAGAAACCTGCCGTGCATTACCGTAGAGCTACCTCCGGTTTCTGCGGACCTGACGATAGAGCAGTATTTAGATGCGTTTGTGGCGGTGTTGGGGGGGGGGATATGA
- a CDS encoding DUF4238 domain-containing protein, whose product MASNKNQHYVPQCYLRRFSSDDNRASINLMNIDRAKFVPNAPIKGQCSKNYFYGKDLRLEKALQPIENNLARVLDSVASKGYELTKEDSQFLLHYWILQQQRTEATSKRYVEMTGEIADAAKVPAQEFKIEMEQAVQDSIAMFLEVRGYLDDLKICLVKNETDIEFITSDDPAVQASRLNMLTLRQTGRGFGLGSSGLFVALPLTPKIQFIAYDSDIYQIPSSKGWVRARQVQDIKFFNQLQILNCRANLFVSCSSQQVHLSNLLKSSLKNRPQSKFKINYLVLDESDVGQEVYRVVDRQEFQNHSKGMIHQELHYPSPSIWASFLRLKARKLAYSNGSAMGLIRAMHARMHPDSDFKKAKL is encoded by the coding sequence ATGGCTTCAAATAAAAACCAACATTATGTTCCACAATGTTATCTTCGAAGATTCTCCTCCGATGATAATCGCGCATCTATCAACTTAATGAATATTGATAGGGCAAAGTTTGTACCTAACGCTCCCATAAAAGGTCAATGCTCTAAAAATTACTTCTATGGAAAAGACTTACGTTTAGAAAAAGCTCTTCAGCCTATTGAAAACAATTTAGCAAGAGTGTTGGACTCAGTGGCTAGCAAGGGGTATGAGCTTACCAAGGAAGATTCTCAATTTCTGCTTCACTATTGGATTTTGCAACAACAGCGTACCGAGGCGACATCAAAGCGGTATGTTGAAATGACTGGAGAAATAGCAGATGCAGCTAAAGTTCCTGCTCAAGAATTTAAAATTGAAATGGAACAGGCTGTGCAAGATTCCATCGCTATGTTTTTAGAAGTTAGAGGGTATCTTGATGACTTGAAGATCTGTCTTGTGAAGAATGAGACTGATATTGAATTTATTACTTCAGATGACCCTGCGGTACAAGCAAGCAGACTGAATATGCTAACTTTAAGGCAAACTGGTAGAGGCTTTGGATTGGGTAGTTCAGGTCTATTTGTTGCCCTTCCTCTAACTCCGAAAATCCAATTTATTGCTTATGACTCTGACATTTACCAAATACCATCGAGTAAAGGTTGGGTCAGAGCAAGGCAAGTGCAAGATATTAAGTTTTTCAACCAATTACAAATATTGAACTGTCGTGCAAATCTGTTCGTATCTTGCTCTTCTCAACAGGTTCACTTAAGTAATCTACTAAAAAGCTCTCTCAAGAATAGACCTCAATCTAAGTTTAAAATCAATTACCTAGTCCTTGATGAATCAGACGTAGGGCAAGAGGTATATAGAGTAGTCGATAGGCAAGAGTTTCAAAACCACTCGAAGGGAATGATTCATCAAGAGTTGCATTACCCATCCCCTTCTATATGGGCAAGTTTTCTAAGATTAAAAGCCAGAAAACTAGCATATTCAAATGGCTCCGCAATGGGGCTAATTCGCGCTATGCACGCTAGAATGCACCCTGATTCAGATTTCAAAAAAGCAAAGCTGTAA
- a CDS encoding DMT family transporter, translating into MLLSLPPPVMLSLAIVLEVVATSLLPKTQQFTSLPATAAVLAGYGCAFYLLSLTVQTMSLGVAYAIWCGAGIMLVAALSWLVYGQKLDIYAIIGIALILAGVVIINLFSSSVSH; encoded by the coding sequence ATGCTTTTATCTCTCCCACCGCCAGTGATGCTATCACTCGCTATCGTGCTTGAAGTTGTCGCCACTTCTTTATTACCTAAAACACAGCAATTTACTTCTCTACCTGCCACTGCCGCAGTATTGGCTGGCTACGGCTGTGCTTTCTACCTGTTGTCTCTAACAGTGCAAACCATGTCTTTGGGTGTGGCGTATGCGATTTGGTGCGGGGCAGGGATAATGTTGGTCGCAGCATTGTCTTGGTTGGTCTACGGACAAAAACTGGATATCTACGCGATCATCGGCATCGCTTTAATTTTGGCTGGTGTGGTGATTATTAATCTGTTTTCGAGTTCGGTGAGTCATTAG